Within the Telopea speciosissima isolate NSW1024214 ecotype Mountain lineage chromosome 4, Tspe_v1, whole genome shotgun sequence genome, the region ATCAGGTAAGGAACAACCTGCTTTTTCCAATAGATGTAATTGGTGGAGTTCAACTTGATAGAGAGAAAATGATGGGCACCCGAACCGGGTGTTGGAGGTGCAGTAGAGGTTGGGGGAGGGGCGGTGGAGCTTACATTGGGGCTGCTTTGATTGGCCATGATGTCCACTCGTTGTAGGTGGGAAAAAATGAGAATTAGTTAGGGAAGGGAAGCTCGTTGGAGCATATGGCTCTGATTACCATGATAGAACTTGATAATATTTCATTGACCTTAATTCTCTCTACAATAATAGTAGAGATTATATACAAGAGATTACACTTGATCTTATGAGATCCTAGAGGATAATATACAAAAGGAAACTAGGGATTACATAAGATAtttccacatgtgataatgctGAGAATGGTAAGTCTTCATATCCAAGAAATtgcacatgtgataatggaGAGAATGGTCACTGCATGGTatgtggagagaaaatagggagagagaagatctcTCGGTTGATACTCCTTATCAGAATCTACTCTTTCACATGTCATTAGTGCTTCAACCTCTGCAGAAGCATGGAACACTTTAGTCCATACCTTCACCCCTTCTTCATGAACGAGGGTCATGGATCTGAAAGATCGGTTGTTCCGCCTATGACGAGGTTCTGACATCACAGACTACTTATTTCCGTTCCCTCACAAACACATTGGCTGCATTTGATCAACCAATCGACGATGAAGACCTCGTGCCCACTGTTCTTCATTGTTTGGGTTCTGAGTACTGTGACTACGCCACCTCCATTCGTCTCTGACCTACTTCTATCACGTTTGTTGAATTGACTGGCCTTTTACTCAGCCATGAAAGTTTTTACAGTAAACTAATGAGTTTCCTGTCTCTACCGAAAATATGGCTTCTGCTACCTATGGGAACTCATTTCAATGCTCAAACTCTTCATCTCAAAACAATCGACGCTCCTCTCATGGATCTTGTGGCTATCGCAACGTTCATCGTAACTTTCGTTATTCTTCAGAACTATTGTTCACCTTCAGGTGCTCAACATGGCTATCGACCTGTTCAGGCTCCGTATAATCAGCATGGTTATCGATCTTCTGGATCTCCACCACCTCAATAGGATTATCGTTCTGACAACAAAGACTCTGCTTCTCACCAAGGATCTCCCATTACACATTTTCTTGCTAACTACTAGATCTGTAACTAGGCCAGCCACCATGCTACTCATTGTCCACAACGGTTCAATCATGCATTTCTCCGTATCAATTTCCTTTCTcatcttgaaatatttcatactCTTGATTACTAGACACAAGTTCTAATAATCATATAATTGCAGATATTAGTAATCTTCTCTGTTCTCCCTACAATGGCTCTGATCACAACTTCATTGGAAATGGCCAGGGCCTATCCCTTTCTAATATAGGTTTGTTTAGTATTAGTTCTACTACTACTTTCTATCTCCCTAACATACTTCACATTCCAAATATTCATCGTAATCTATTATATGTTAATCGTTTTGCCATTGATAATATTGTattctttgaatttcatccatcctagttttttttattaaggaTCAATGACCAAAACGAGTTCTCTACCATCCCCAGAGTAATAATGGCCTGTATAGGATGGGATTTTCCTCCCCTCCATTTCTCGATTggttatttcttattatttccaCCCTGAGAGTTCGACAAGTGGGACTCCCAAATCCAATGGTCCACATTTGAAACCCTCAAATTAACTAAGAGTTAACCCCAGTTGGTGTAACCCAGAGACTAACCAGAGTTGGTAACCAAACCCAACCTTAAACCGTGGTTAACCCAAATTCAAACTCAATCACcccatctcattctctctctcctattttcctCATTCACACTATCCCTCAACCCTAACGGAGCACTCTTACGTCTCTGCATTTTTTAGGCGACGGCGCACCTCATTTTGCCGCTGAAACTTCAGGGGATGAAACACTTGTACACCTCTGCATTTTTAGGCGACGGCGCACCCTCATCTTGCCTTTGCAATTCAGGCGACGGAGCACTCTTACGCACCTGTGTTTTCAGGCGATGATGCACCCCCTTCTTGCTGCGGCAACTTCAGGAGATGGAGCACTCTTACGCATCTGAGTTTTCAGGTGACGGCGTACCCTCATCTTGCCGCTGCAACTTCAGGCAACTTTGCACTCTTATGCTGCCTTTTCAGGTGACGGCGCACCCTCATCTTGCCGCTGCAACTTCAGGCGATAGAGCACTCTTAAGCATTTACGTTTTTAGGCGACGGCGTACCCTAATCTTGCCACTGCAACTTCAGGCAACTTCACACTCTTACACCTCTGCGTTTTCAGGCGATGAAGCACCCTCATACTGCCGCTGCAACTTCAGGCAATAGAGCACTCTTACTAATCTATGTTTTCAGGTATCCGCGCACCCTCATCTTGCCGCTGCAACTTCAAGTAACTTCCTCTGCCAAATCCTTTTcccctaaatttttttaattaaaagaaatCGTAGGAGTGCGAAGTTCTTCTCACTCTTTTTGCGACCAACAACAATATTATAAGTAATATTATGAGGGCTGTGAATATCAATCCCAAGTCTGAACCCAAACAAATCGtgaataccaaaaaaataagaattcaACTATTTAAATGCAGAGCCAATTTAATTAAACCATTGAATTTTTATCATAACCACGAGCATtaactgaaaagaaaaaaagttgcGGAGAGGTCAAGACTACATTTTACCCTATACATCTTTGAACTCAATGCTCTCCAATTCTGTACTCCTAACGGAAGAAGACCATGTTTACCTTCTTCACCAATGCATTTGTAGAACAAGCGACATTAGCCTGCCTACAGAACAAATGCAGGTGGGAAGCCAATTCATTTTCCTCTATAAGTTTCATAAATACTGCCACCTGATGGAAGTTTAATGGAGAAGCCTTTGCAGCTACCCAATGTGGAGGTTGGGGAATGCCAATATGCTCTTCCCAGTACTGTGAGAAGGAATTTTTAGCTTGAGAACCCTGCAATGTCATGGGGAAAATATaacaattaaatgaaaaaaataaaccaaGGATAGACAATAACCATGTTGAAATGAatggataattaaaaaaaaaaaaaaaatttttccCTTACCATAAGGTTTGCTACTATCAGAAGTCCAAGCAATAGAATAGAATGTGTCATGGTGGAATTGAAACAGATAATGGAATGAGTTCGGACTTTGCATTTGTGGGAATGAGTTTGTTGTGTGGAGTGGGTGTTTAAATTTATACAGAGGGAAAATTTTATAATACCATAAATAGAAaggggtatttttttttgtagtccCCCTAAAGCCTAAACAGGTAAACATATTCTGTAATTTACCTATTTCCCCCTGTGAAAAAGtgaaataaatttctttttattgctACTATTAAACCAAACTCGCAATTTCCATTCAgccttcaaattttttgttatgtgtgtcttgaaTTTTTGTATCTGTTTCAAAGTTTGCCCCACTCCTGACATAGAGCTGCATCTGCTTCATCTAATGGTTAATGCAGAATtcactgatttttttttcattgcttCATCTGTAGAAAATTCATTGCTTCATTTAATGAAATAACTAATATTTATTCATGCATTATTCCTCCATTGATTTAGAAAAATGATCTTAGTTGGACCCCctcaaatctgatttttcatctATAATAGATGCATATGAAATTTATCTCGTTTCAGAGGATTTTAGAGGGTTTCAGAGGTTCCAGTTCTAATTGGTTAACAATACATTTTCCTCTATGAATTAAATTAAAAACTCTGTTTTCATTAGCACTATGTTGTAAGATTAAATTTATATTTGTTAtgcctaattttttttaagctAAATGTGTTGTCACTATTTAGTGATTGATTTGAGAGACTGTGTAGGGATATGGATAATCCAATGGCTACACCAGATGAGAATAAGCCTCAGATCAACATGCATATTAATTCAGAGAGCGAGGCTTATGAATTCTATAATAGTTATGGAGGAAGATTTGATTTTAGTGTCAGGAAAGAATTTGGAAATAAGAGCAAAAAAGACAAGACTACGATAACATCGAGGAGATTCACATGTAATAAACATGGCATTAGGAAAAAAGACATGCGTGATATTGACACTAATTGCCCTCGAGCAAAGATGAGAACAGATTGTCCTGCTCAAATGGGCATAACGCTTATGGAAATGGGAAATACCGATGCCATGATTTTGTTAAAGGCCATAATCACAAGCTTCATATACTATCTACCACGCACATGATGCGGTGACAATGGAATGTTTCGGAAATACATGGGCATGGAATTGACTTGGCCAAAGATTCTGGAATCAGACCTAAGGCCGCATTTGAGTACATGGATAAACAGGCAGGTGGAAGACAGAATTTTGGTTATACTCCAAAAGATCATCACAATTATCTCCGGTCTAAACGTCAGCGTGACTTAGGTTATGCTGAAGCGAGTAGTTTGTTACAGTATTCTACAGAACAATCTAGGTTAAACCCATCCTTTAGCTACGTTGTGCAGTTGGATATGGATGAGCTTATAACAAATATTTTTTAGGTTGATGCGAGAATGATAATAGATTATGCCTTGTTTGGTGATGTTGTTACCTTCGATACTACAGTTTGcacaaacaagaaaaataggCCGTTTGGAATTTTTACTGGATTTAACCATCACAGAGAAGCCGTTGTATTTGGGGTAGCTCTTTTATACGATGAGACAGTGGAATCATTCAAATGGTTGTTTGAGGCATTCTTGGAAAGTCATGGGCAAAAGAAGCTTATAACCAATTTTACAGATCAAGATGTTGCAATGGCAAAGGCAATTTCAGAGGTGTTTCATGGGACATGGCATGGTTTGTGTACTTGACATTTAATGCAAAATACGATTAAATATCTAGACAACTTGATGAAGAATGGATCACGCTTTCTGTCAGATCTCAAAAAGTGTGTATATCAGTATGTTAAGGAAGTACAATTTTAGTCTGCATGGGAAGAATTACGGACTAAGTATGGCATTGAAAATAATTCATGGTTAAATTGTTTGTATGGACTTAAAAAGAATTGGACCAGAtcttatataaataatacatttatAGGAGGTATGCGGAGTACACAACTGAGTGAAAGTATAAGTGCTGACTTGAAGGACTATACaaaatgtcacacccccatcctaacaagggataaagtacaataaaagGGTATGACTGGGATGACACGAGTCATCCCACATTACTGCCAGGATCTCGATgtagtggccaactcacagtcataaaccaatattaaatcaTAGTAATATTAGAGTACGaaagaaatacatttacaataaaagcAAATGTAGATACAAGAGTGCGGAAGCGTTTACAATAACATAAACGTTTGAGTTTAAGTAATAGATAATTTAATACATTACATTTTTAACCCAAAATATTAACTGAAACTCAAGTAACAGTAGTGTTGTCAAGTTTACACAATGCAAATgataaataaaataggaaaagataAAGTTGTGCTCCAATGGCACAGTCCCCGAGTGTACGCTAGCAATCAAAGTCCTATGTCACCGACTCCGATCGGTTCACATCAAAATGAAGGAAGcaccatcagacaccacctgcatacaactaaaaagggttgtgCAACACGGgtaagctccattgagcccaatgaggggatggggaatgcacaaacatacaattcacacatagtccatgatacATGTAAATATTAGtatatttttcacctagcaaaCAATCTAAGTCCAGGTATATGCTCCTgtaacaactcgggagacacccTGGGTCACTTATATTATCGCCACAGTGAAACCTCTGTCGTTACTAGGGAACCTACGTTGGTTGAAGCcaaaccacccagtggcaaaccctgaTGATCAGGAGTCATCCTTGagctggcctctctcccccacaggcaaggAGCCCTGaccacccaacacctaaacacctattggtaagggtcatagcatagggaaataagatcctaaccacagttatactacatgcaaatcctattatctcgagaggtatttcggtgcatcaacgtcccattccatctagcacccagGTATCAGCACGACACGACGCATACAGGCTAATATGATAAACAATAAGAGTTCATAAACCTTTTTGGGGTTCTGATACCGCTACACtcgacaccgtaacccgatacaataatgaagCAATTCATATATCCACATTCGAATTAGTTCACAattaagataaataatgcaaatatgcaatatgcttATTAATCATACAAGTAGCATGgtaaatgaatatttaataataagcaaacccaaacaatcacccaaaacccactcacatagTTCGTGTATCGCTCGTAGTATTCGTTATCGATCGACGTGATACATGTTTCCCCGTAGTAGATTGGTAGCCTAAAAGTGCATGAACAATAATGTTATGAAGTGTAGGAAGGGTCTAGGAAGGGTCCCCAAGGTTTGAAATTCATAAAATAGCAAAAAAGTGCGAAAGGATTTTCAAACGTAACCTAGTCGTGTGGGTCCGTTCGTAAATCCGTTCGGGGAAAAATAGAGGTTCATCAAGTTATCATTTCCCAAACTCAACCCTTATGTATATTattgttttagggtttggggaggtcATCATAGAGTTCATAAAGGTCACAATGACCTAATCTAAGCATTGGTCTTAGGGTTCGAGGATTGGATCCCTCTTGAATCCATAGTATAGAGTTAAGATCATGGGGCCTTAGGTCAGCAACTAGGGTTGCTCAAAGGAGGTCTTTAGGTCTATAAAGTGAGGGGGTAGAGTAAATTAGTGAAACTCATAATCCTCCCAAGCCgcaccttgggttccaagtggaacccttgGTTTTAAGTCATCGGGGTAAATAGATTTAATTCTAACCCTTGCTGTCAAAACACATCAGCCATGTTTGGGCCCACTTTGGAGCACCTTCCACTCCAATTTGGTCAGGGTTTTCTTCATATGAAATGTAGCCCTagaagtctagtttacaactcAACTTGAATCGCATCGATACAATGTGTATTGACCAAGTTATGGTTCAAATAGTGAGCAGAAGTTAAGAAGTCTATAACGAACGGATTTTCGAACTGTGGCAGATGGTATGAGTTGGTTCGTGAATCCGTTCTCAGTAAATGAAAAACTGAGAGGAAAGGGGGTAAATGGAATGAACGGATTTTCGTACGAAGGCACACCCAGTGGGTCCGTTGGTGAATCCGTTCAAGCCAAAGCTCAAGTTTTAAACATTAAAGGCTGAACGGATTTTCGAATGGAGGCCCGATGCCTAGGTCCATTCGTAAATCCATTCGAACCAGTATATGAATTTCTTAGTTGTTTCGATTTCCAACCATAACCCCTAGGTGTCTGATGGTCTTAGGGTTTAGAGAGGGTCATTCCACAGTCCATTAGGGTTGTCATGACCTAGCCTAAGCATGGTCTTAGGGATTTAAGGATTGGGATCCTTCTATGGTTCATCAAATAGGGTTTAGGTCAAGAGTCCAAAAACACAGCAATGTGGGCTATTCTAAGTAGGTTATTAGGTGCATGCAAGGGATGATAGGGTCCATTACTGAACTCATATACACCTAAGGTAGCACCTTGGGTTCAAGAAGAACCCTAGGCTAGAACAGATCCAAGAAAAGGTTCTGAAGAACCAAGGgtagggaaaagagagagaagctaTAGGCTTACCTAGAATGGATGGAATGTCCTATAGTGATTCCCCAAATCAGCAAGCCACAAAGCCAACCTTCttgctctccttctcttcttct harbors:
- the LOC122659423 gene encoding protein FAR1-RELATED SEQUENCE 5-like encodes the protein MDNPMATPDENKPQINMHINSESEAYEFYNSYGGRFDFSVRKEFGNKSKKDKTTITSRRFTCNKHGIRKKDMRDIDTNCPRAKMRTDCPAQMGITLMEMGNTDAMILLKAIITSFIYYLPRT